The window GATCAGGAAGGCCGCGTCGTCCTTTCGCTGACGCGTGCGCGCGCTGAGCGGGGCTGGCGGAACCTGCAGAAGCGCTTCGAGGACGGGCAGACCGTCGAGGGCGAGGTCGTCGAGCACAACAAGGGTGGGCTCGTCGTGAACGTCGAGGGTGTGCGCGGGTTCGTGCCGCTCTCGCAGATCGCCGATCTTCGCCGAGGCAGCGCGGATGAGTCCGTCGAGTCGCGCCTCGAGGCGATGAAGGGGCGGAACCTGCTGCTCAAGGTCATCGAGATGAACCGCCGGCGCAACCGGCTGATTCTCTCGGAGCGGGCGGCGCTCCAGGAGCGCCGGGCCCGTGAGAAGGATCGCCTGCTGACGGAGCTGCAGCCGGGCGACACGAAGAACGGCGTCGTGTCCAGCATCTGCGACTTCGGCGCGTTCGTCGACCTCGGCGGCGCTGATGGCCTGGTTCACCTCTCCGAGTTGTCCTGGGGGCAGGTCTCGCACCCGAGCCAGGTGGTGAAGGTCGGAGACCGGGTTGACGTCTACGTCGTCGGCGTGGATCGCGACAACAAGAAGATCGCGCTCTCGCTGAAGCGCCTGCAGGGTGAGCCCTGGAGCCGCGTCAACGACAAGTACCAGGTCGGGCAGGTGGTGAACGGCAAGATCACGAAGCTGGCCGCCTTCGGGGCGTTCGCGGAGATCGAGCCGGGCATCGAGGGGCTGATTCACATCTCGGAGCTGTCCGAGGACCGCATCACGCACCCGAAGCAGGTTGTCCGCGAGGGCGACGAGCTTCCGCTGAAGATCATCCGCATCGAGCCGTCTCGGCACCGGCTGGGGCTGAGCCTCCGGCAGGTGGAGGATGAGGCGTTCGATTACGACGGCGGCGCCTACACCGTGGGCGACGACGATTCGGCGGACTACGGCGATGCGTCAGCATCGTACGAAGAGCCGCAAGAAGGCGAGACCGCCGAGTCTCCGGCGAGTATCGCCGAGAGCTAAGGCGGCGCGAACTGGACACATTGGCGGCCCGGGTTCCTCAAGAACCCGGGCCGCCACGGCTTTCTGAACGTTTCATGTTCTACGAATCGACCGATATCGCTGATGGGTTCCGCCCTCAGATCCGAGACGCTGGCGGGATTCAGGCTGGGTCTTCAGGGGTTTCAGGTAGAATAGAATCCCTGAGGACCGACCTAGAGACGGAGAGACCTGATGGCTGACCGTTTTGACAAATTCACCGAGCGGGCGCGCAAGGTCTTGCAGCTTGCGCAGGAGGAAGCTCAGCGGTTCAACCACAACTACATCGGCACTGAGCATCTCCTGTTGGGCCTGGTCCGCGAGGGCGAAGGCGTCGCGGCCAAGGTTCTCGCCAATCTTGGTGTCGAACTGAACAAGGTGCGCTCGGCCGTCGA is drawn from Chloroflexota bacterium and contains these coding sequences:
- a CDS encoding S1 RNA-binding domain-containing protein, with product MGDWLAEHEQSVRQWRRGEVVEGVVVSTDRDEFLVDIGAKSEAVVPVGEVPQTEVPSVGETVLAYVLSSEDQEGRVVLSLTRARAERGWRNLQKRFEDGQTVEGEVVEHNKGGLVVNVEGVRGFVPLSQIADLRRGSADESVESRLEAMKGRNLLLKVIEMNRRRNRLILSERAALQERRAREKDRLLTELQPGDTKNGVVSSICDFGAFVDLGGADGLVHLSELSWGQVSHPSQVVKVGDRVDVYVVGVDRDNKKIALSLKRLQGEPWSRVNDKYQVGQVVNGKITKLAAFGAFAEIEPGIEGLIHISELSEDRITHPKQVVREGDELPLKIIRIEPSRHRLGLSLRQVEDEAFDYDGGAYTVGDDDSADYGDASASYEEPQEGETAESPASIAES